A region from the Romeriopsis navalis LEGE 11480 genome encodes:
- a CDS encoding 3'(2'),5'-bisphosphate nucleotidase CysQ family protein, with protein MFDRLTEILDLTIKVGWETASILRQAETAFDVEKSGESPVTSADLAANRCILDGLQAALGTEEFAYLSEETYATQPPEARLGKPWVWIIDPLDGTKDFIQGAGEYASHIALTHKGRPVLSVVACPGKGRLYSAVKGQGTHVATQNGDRQRLTVSTKADPKELVLLTSRNHRSGPLENLITQLPHHSQKAVGSIGGKLAAIVEQQADLYLTISGKSAPKDWDFAAPDLILTEAGGKLTTFDGLPLTYNQKDVSQWGGIMASNGPCHVDLCAIANRVMAIDEGWLEG; from the coding sequence GTGTTCGATCGACTAACGGAAATACTGGATCTCACGATTAAAGTTGGCTGGGAAACTGCCTCGATTTTGCGTCAAGCGGAGACAGCATTTGATGTAGAGAAGTCTGGTGAAAGCCCTGTCACCAGTGCTGACCTCGCAGCCAATCGCTGTATTTTGGACGGTCTTCAAGCCGCTCTGGGCACGGAAGAGTTTGCCTATTTAAGTGAAGAAACCTATGCGACCCAGCCGCCGGAAGCGCGGTTGGGTAAACCTTGGGTCTGGATTATTGATCCACTTGATGGGACGAAAGATTTTATTCAAGGGGCTGGCGAATACGCTTCCCATATCGCGTTAACCCATAAAGGGCGTCCGGTTTTGTCTGTTGTCGCTTGTCCCGGGAAAGGTCGGCTTTACTCAGCCGTGAAGGGTCAAGGGACGCATGTTGCAACTCAAAATGGCGATCGCCAACGACTCACCGTTTCGACAAAAGCTGACCCCAAGGAATTAGTCTTGCTCACCAGTCGCAATCATCGCAGTGGCCCGCTGGAAAATTTGATTACACAGTTGCCGCACCATTCGCAAAAAGCGGTGGGCAGTATCGGCGGTAAATTAGCGGCGATTGTCGAGCAGCAAGCTGACTTATACCTGACAATTTCGGGTAAATCAGCCCCGAAAGATTGGGATTTTGCTGCGCCGGATTTAATCCTCACTGAAGCGGGCGGAAAGCTAACAACGTTTGATGGTTTACCCCTGACCTATAACCAAAAGGATGTCAGCCAGTGGGGTGGAATTATGGCCAGTAATGGCCCTTGCCACGTGGATTTATGTGCGATCGCCAATCGGGTAATGGCGATTGATGAAGGTTGGCTAGAAGGTTAG
- a CDS encoding class I SAM-dependent methyltransferase: protein MPLKPHERRKLDESDDLQFYDAPRFVTHVDEGFIQQLTALYRDRLKPNTRILDLMSSWVSHLPDDVSFEHVEGHGMNSAELARNPRLNHYFVQNLNHEPKLPLEDASFDAVLCTVSVQYLQYPEAIFSEIYRVLKTDGIAIFSFSNRMFYQKAIASWRDGSERDRIALVKSYFGSVPRFSTPEVIQSEAKTLKLLQMFGLPGSDPFYAVIARRMM, encoded by the coding sequence ATGCCCTTAAAACCTCATGAACGCCGCAAACTCGACGAATCAGATGACTTGCAGTTTTATGATGCACCGCGCTTTGTCACCCATGTTGATGAGGGATTTATTCAACAACTGACAGCGCTATATCGCGATCGGCTTAAGCCCAATACCCGCATACTTGACCTGATGAGTAGCTGGGTTTCCCACCTACCCGATGATGTGAGCTTCGAACATGTCGAAGGGCACGGCATGAATTCCGCAGAACTAGCGCGCAACCCCCGGTTGAATCACTATTTTGTCCAGAACTTGAATCACGAGCCTAAGCTACCGCTAGAAGATGCCTCGTTTGATGCGGTACTTTGCACCGTATCGGTCCAGTACTTACAGTATCCCGAAGCGATTTTCAGCGAGATCTATCGGGTACTCAAAACCGACGGCATTGCCATCTTTAGCTTTTCCAATCGCATGTTCTATCAAAAGGCGATTGCATCCTGGCGCGATGGCTCGGAGCGCGATCGTATCGCCCTAGTCAAGTCTTACTTTGGCTCAGTGCCGCGATTCAGCACGCCTGAAGTCATCCAAAGTGAAGCCAAGACGCTAAAACTCTTGCAAATGTTTGGTTTACCCGGCAGCGATCCCTTTTACGCAGTGATTGCTCGGCGCATGATGTAG
- a CDS encoding ABC transporter ATP-binding protein: MRSSNRMIEYLSRFLYVLAASRKKLIILVCGAVIAAFVEAIGIGMVGPFIALVTNPKFAEQYPFVLDFFRIIGLGQLVEEEPQLILPIFGVAVVIVTYLKSYLSFCVQRYIFKFSYAQRGKLFGRLLHTYSRAPYTFHLTHNSSELIQKMVNETEQFTTTVVMPQLFIISNACVIGAIILLLVIVNSLAMLVVCGMFLVAFGLLQHFKQRIARWGRDKTESFEASIRIINHALGGIKEVRVLGCESYFETQAQVQTQRYATSTASFIAFNNLPRYALEAFMVTFLVAFTFIYLKMNPNNAESLSSVLGIFALASVRMLPALITLVGSISNVRYAKYSLDNMYRDLKELEKLSPELMAAEHRASNDRLQGQLTTLPFTQSISLDQITYRYDSSADPSLDGVALTLNRGESIGIIGRSGAGKTTLIDVILGLLTPSDGDITVDGQSIYQDLRSWQNMVGYVPQNIFLIDDTLARNIAFGVPDHLIDHERLQKAITAAQLDDLVERLPEGLNTVLGERGTRLSGGQRQRVGIARIIYHDREVLVLDEATSALDNATELLVSDAVKALGGHKTLIIIAHRLSTIEHCDRIYMMEKGRVVKSGTYEEVVLGTTPEMAMSDGTN, encoded by the coding sequence ATGAGGTCTTCGAATCGAATGATTGAGTATTTGTCGCGATTTCTCTACGTCCTAGCTGCTAGCCGCAAAAAATTAATCATACTGGTATGTGGCGCGGTCATCGCGGCCTTCGTTGAAGCGATCGGCATTGGAATGGTCGGCCCATTCATTGCACTCGTGACCAATCCCAAATTTGCTGAGCAATATCCATTTGTGCTCGACTTTTTTCGGATAATTGGCTTGGGCCAACTGGTCGAGGAAGAACCACAACTGATTCTGCCAATTTTTGGGGTGGCAGTTGTGATTGTGACTTACTTGAAATCCTATTTAAGTTTTTGCGTTCAGCGTTATATTTTCAAATTTAGTTATGCACAGCGCGGCAAGCTATTTGGCCGCCTCCTCCATACTTATTCCCGCGCGCCCTATACGTTTCATCTCACCCACAATTCTTCTGAGCTGATTCAGAAGATGGTGAACGAAACCGAGCAGTTCACCACCACGGTGGTCATGCCACAGCTATTTATCATTTCCAATGCCTGTGTGATTGGTGCGATTATTCTGCTGCTTGTCATCGTAAATAGCCTGGCTATGTTGGTGGTATGCGGCATGTTCCTCGTCGCCTTTGGTTTACTCCAACATTTCAAACAGCGCATTGCCCGTTGGGGGCGCGATAAAACCGAATCCTTTGAGGCGAGTATTCGGATCATCAACCATGCACTCGGTGGCATCAAGGAAGTCCGGGTACTCGGCTGCGAATCCTACTTCGAAACCCAAGCCCAGGTCCAAACTCAGCGATATGCCACGTCCACGGCCTCCTTTATCGCCTTTAATAATTTGCCGCGCTATGCCCTCGAGGCATTTATGGTGACATTCCTTGTGGCCTTCACCTTCATTTACTTGAAGATGAATCCGAACAATGCAGAAAGTCTCAGTTCGGTCCTCGGCATTTTTGCGCTCGCGTCGGTGCGCATGCTCCCAGCCCTAATTACGCTAGTCGGTTCAATTAGCAATGTGCGTTATGCAAAGTATTCATTGGACAATATGTACCGTGACCTCAAAGAACTCGAAAAGTTGTCACCGGAGCTGATGGCCGCCGAACATCGCGCCAGCAATGATCGCCTGCAGGGCCAACTCACCACTTTACCCTTCACACAAAGTATTTCCCTTGACCAAATTACCTACCGCTATGACAGCAGTGCTGACCCTTCGCTTGATGGTGTGGCGCTAACGCTTAACCGGGGTGAATCAATCGGCATTATCGGCCGCTCTGGTGCAGGTAAAACCACACTGATTGATGTGATTTTGGGCCTCCTGACACCGAGTGATGGCGACATTACCGTGGATGGACAGTCAATCTATCAAGACCTACGCTCCTGGCAAAATATGGTCGGCTACGTGCCCCAAAATATTTTCTTGATTGACGATACCTTGGCCCGTAATATCGCCTTTGGAGTCCCGGATCATTTGATTGACCATGAGCGACTCCAAAAAGCCATCACCGCTGCACAGCTTGATGATCTAGTCGAACGCCTGCCCGAAGGACTCAATACGGTTCTCGGTGAACGCGGCACGCGACTTTCGGGGGGGCAGCGGCAGCGCGTGGGTATCGCCCGGATTATTTACCACGATCGCGAAGTGCTGGTCTTGGATGAAGCAACCTCTGCCCTGGACAATGCCACAGAGCTGCTGGTCAGCGATGCGGTCAAGGCGCTGGGTGGTCACAAGACATTGATTATTATTGCGCATCGACTCAGCACGATCGAGCATTGCGATCGGATTTACATGATGGAAAAGGGACGCGTAGTTAAGTCCGGCACCTATGAGGAAGTTGTCTTGGGGACCACACCCGAAATGGCCATGAGTGATGGCACCAACTAA
- a CDS encoding SLBB domain-containing protein, protein MVFQQHQRASALIGTFALLAVPSATMLLPRPAVAVPLRSTFSGPSALPPQVPYQSSQPVAPQDYTLGPGDRVKIEVFKVSQYNLETQVLVDGTVSLLQAGRIQVEGLTLDQASALASRRYGKLLRYPVVTVTLLTPRPIRVGVAGEVTRRGSYDLSVNAELNNTAPVQLPTVTRALKVAGGITQSADLRRVQVRRPQANGGQQVIALNLLEYVRGTRPREDIMLRDGDSLFVPTADRVTLSESYEIATTSFSADRIQPLNITVVGEVYRPGTHTVESNVRVEQAGNPGTPRDAFNQTRIYPTISRALQTAGGIKTLADVRNVKLRRMTQSGQEKEYNINLWKLLQEGDQKQDIILQDRDTIVVPVAKSLPAGEMSQIATSSFSPDQIRVSVVGEVGRPGLIEVPPNTPLNKAILAAGGFNQNADQKTIEFVRLNPDGTISKRQMPIDFAQGVDEQKNPALRNEDVIVVGKSRLSTVGQGIGQVFNPLGAIVNVFRAIFGGN, encoded by the coding sequence ATGGTTTTTCAGCAACATCAGCGAGCCTCCGCGTTGATCGGTACTTTTGCATTGTTAGCGGTGCCGTCGGCAACGATGTTGTTACCGCGACCGGCTGTTGCTGTGCCGCTGCGGAGTACGTTTTCAGGGCCGTCCGCCCTTCCGCCACAAGTTCCGTATCAATCGAGTCAGCCCGTTGCACCGCAGGACTATACCTTGGGGCCGGGCGATCGCGTCAAAATTGAAGTGTTCAAGGTGTCGCAGTACAACCTCGAAACTCAGGTCTTAGTCGATGGGACAGTGAGTTTGCTGCAGGCAGGGCGTATCCAGGTTGAAGGTTTGACCTTGGATCAAGCGAGTGCCCTCGCTTCAAGGCGGTATGGCAAGCTTCTGCGCTATCCGGTGGTAACCGTGACATTGCTGACCCCACGGCCGATTCGGGTCGGGGTAGCGGGTGAAGTGACTCGTCGTGGCTCCTATGATTTGTCCGTGAATGCGGAGCTCAATAACACTGCCCCAGTGCAGCTGCCCACGGTGACGCGGGCTTTGAAGGTTGCGGGTGGCATCACGCAGTCGGCGGATCTGCGTCGCGTGCAGGTGCGTCGCCCCCAAGCCAATGGCGGCCAGCAAGTAATCGCGCTGAATCTGTTGGAATATGTGCGGGGTACCCGCCCGCGTGAAGATATTATGCTGCGCGATGGGGATTCGTTGTTTGTCCCTACGGCGGATCGGGTGACGTTGTCGGAGTCCTACGAAATTGCCACCACCAGTTTTTCCGCGGATCGAATTCAACCGCTGAATATTACGGTGGTCGGTGAGGTTTATCGACCCGGTACCCATACCGTTGAGAGTAATGTGCGGGTTGAGCAAGCGGGTAACCCCGGTACCCCGCGCGATGCGTTTAATCAAACCCGGATTTATCCGACGATTAGCCGCGCCTTGCAGACGGCGGGCGGGATTAAGACGTTGGCGGATGTCCGCAATGTGAAGCTGCGGCGAATGACCCAATCGGGTCAAGAAAAGGAATACAATATCAACCTCTGGAAGCTGCTCCAAGAGGGTGATCAGAAGCAAGATATCATTCTTCAGGATCGCGATACGATCGTTGTACCAGTGGCAAAATCATTGCCGGCCGGGGAGATGTCGCAAATTGCGACGTCGAGTTTCTCGCCTGACCAGATTCGCGTTAGCGTTGTGGGCGAAGTTGGTCGGCCTGGATTAATTGAAGTGCCGCCGAATACACCACTGAATAAAGCCATTTTGGCCGCCGGTGGGTTTAATCAAAATGCCGATCAAAAGACGATCGAGTTTGTCCGGCTAAATCCGGATGGCACGATTTCGAAACGTCAAATGCCGATCGATTTCGCGCAGGGTGTGGATGAGCAGAAGAACCCCGCCCTGCGCAATGAAGATGTGATTGTTGTCGGTAAATCCCGTTTGTCAACCGTGGGACAAGGAATTGGTCAAGTGTTTAATCCGCTTGGTGCGATCGTGAATGTCTTCCGTGCAATTTTTGGGGGTAATTAG
- a CDS encoding GumC family protein, with protein sequence MDNGQLPPSVNGQAKRPLWLPSLSNPLEDNDTLNLKEMGASLKRYAWLILLTTAGLGVAGYLLGRAQPVYVGSLQVLARTKTSSDDVIKKLAPALNAGREPSFEQVDSVSGTKIRLLSTEPVLKPVSEQLNDQYPKLKWWHLATDVKITPITGTSVLKVEYSAADKEKVKTVLTALGQAYVAYSLEEPKAEVQQAKEFLDSQLPALENRVSQLQNQLQDFRQSNSFYEPASKNSVVTEQLSTFRKQLIENQVALEQAVARYQEIQTANQLRPGEGKVALALTESTRYQRLLQQLATLDNQIAERAAIFQPNHEEVMILRDQRSQLLPALEAEASRVQAEAASRVQDLSARKEALLAQEAELTQDVKSLGGLARRYADIQRNLTIATTNLNQLSATRSTLDLNTAQRQTPWEVIAPVIEPKLTSVMQNTVLGAVAGLALGSLLALLADRSKNVYYSASQIKQAYKYPVLATIPHNRELGRTQPMSLSQAAFASNRRRKFGMLPFLEALRSLQTNLRLLNADQPIKSVVISSATPEDGKSTIAAYLAQVAGSMGNRVLLVDAEMRRPQIHHRMGLQSSRGLSDLLVSNASPREYIIEANDNVDVLTAGQLPPDPIGLLSSQRMQQLMDQFARDYDVVIYDTPPLAGFADAHLVATKTDGLLLVSRVAKTNRDMFDQVIDGLGLLPTKVLGLVINDSKQPMNQGLYSSYYDFQDVPKPAAVPLVTGARR encoded by the coding sequence ATGGACAATGGACAACTACCACCTTCAGTGAATGGACAAGCTAAGCGTCCCCTCTGGCTCCCTAGTTTAAGTAATCCGCTGGAAGATAATGACACCTTGAACCTGAAGGAAATGGGGGCATCGCTCAAGCGCTATGCTTGGTTGATTTTGCTAACGACGGCGGGCTTAGGGGTGGCCGGCTATTTGCTGGGCCGGGCGCAGCCAGTCTATGTCGGTTCTTTGCAGGTCTTGGCCCGGACGAAGACCTCTTCGGACGATGTGATTAAAAAGTTGGCGCCAGCGCTAAATGCGGGGCGGGAACCAAGTTTTGAGCAGGTAGATTCGGTCAGTGGGACCAAGATTCGATTGTTGTCCACCGAGCCAGTGCTGAAGCCGGTGAGTGAACAGTTGAATGACCAGTATCCCAAGCTGAAATGGTGGCATTTAGCGACGGATGTGAAAATCACACCAATTACTGGCACGAGTGTGCTGAAGGTGGAATATTCGGCGGCGGATAAGGAGAAAGTTAAAACCGTTTTAACTGCGTTGGGTCAAGCCTATGTGGCTTATAGCTTGGAAGAGCCGAAAGCCGAAGTGCAGCAAGCCAAGGAGTTTTTGGATTCGCAACTACCGGCTTTGGAAAACCGCGTGAGCCAACTGCAAAACCAGTTGCAGGACTTCCGTCAGAGCAATAGCTTTTATGAGCCCGCATCGAAGAATTCGGTGGTAACGGAGCAGCTCAGCACGTTTCGGAAGCAGCTGATTGAGAATCAGGTGGCGTTAGAGCAGGCGGTTGCGCGGTACCAGGAAATTCAAACGGCGAACCAGTTGCGTCCGGGGGAGGGGAAAGTTGCGTTGGCGTTGACCGAGAGCACCCGCTATCAGCGTCTGCTGCAACAACTGGCGACATTAGATAATCAGATTGCAGAGCGTGCCGCGATCTTCCAACCGAATCATGAAGAGGTAATGATTCTGCGCGATCAGCGCAGTCAGTTGCTGCCTGCCTTGGAAGCGGAAGCCAGCCGCGTCCAGGCCGAAGCGGCAAGTCGAGTTCAGGATCTTTCGGCCCGAAAAGAGGCGTTGTTGGCTCAAGAGGCGGAGTTGACTCAAGATGTTAAAAGTCTGGGCGGTCTGGCCCGACGATATGCCGATATCCAGCGAAATCTGACGATCGCCACCACTAACCTCAATCAGTTATCCGCAACCCGCTCCACCTTGGATCTCAATACCGCCCAGCGTCAGACGCCCTGGGAAGTGATTGCGCCGGTGATTGAGCCGAAGTTAACGAGCGTGATGCAGAATACGGTGTTAGGCGCGGTCGCGGGTTTGGCCTTGGGCTCACTGTTAGCCCTGCTGGCGGATCGTTCGAAGAATGTGTATTACTCGGCCTCACAAATCAAGCAAGCGTATAAGTATCCCGTATTGGCGACGATTCCCCATAACCGCGAACTGGGTCGAACGCAGCCAATGAGCTTGTCTCAGGCAGCTTTTGCCTCCAATCGTCGCCGTAAGTTTGGCATGTTGCCGTTCCTTGAAGCGCTGCGCTCATTGCAAACGAATTTGCGTTTGTTAAATGCTGATCAGCCAATTAAATCCGTGGTGATTAGTTCGGCGACACCGGAAGATGGCAAATCGACGATCGCGGCTTACTTAGCCCAGGTCGCTGGCTCAATGGGAAATCGGGTTTTGTTGGTCGATGCCGAAATGCGCCGCCCACAGATTCATCACCGCATGGGCTTGCAAAGTAGTCGCGGGTTGAGTGATTTGCTCGTGTCGAATGCTAGCCCCCGGGAATACATCATTGAAGCGAACGATAATGTGGATGTGCTGACCGCAGGGCAGTTGCCACCGGATCCAATTGGGTTATTGTCATCGCAGCGGATGCAGCAACTGATGGACCAGTTTGCGCGGGATTATGACGTGGTGATTTACGATACGCCGCCATTGGCGGGTTTTGCTGATGCCCATTTGGTGGCGACGAAAACCGATGGTTTGTTGTTGGTGTCGCGGGTGGCGAAGACCAATCGTGACATGTTTGATCAAGTGATTGATGGGTTGGGGCTGCTGCCGACGAAGGTGTTGGGCTTGGTGATTAACGATTCGAAGCAGCCGATGAATCAAGGTCTTTATTCGTCCTACTACGATTTCCAGGACGTGCCGAAGCCGGCGGCTGTGCCTTTGGTGACTGGTGCACGTCGCTAG
- a CDS encoding MOSC domain-containing protein: protein MTPKLDRIILFPIKSLDGVEVESAMILPSGALKHDREFAIVDAGQKIVNAKRTAKIQQLRSTFNLDTQTISIGVQSAAPVTFDLTADQDAFAAWLSNYFGFAVHLSRNTTTGFPDDLDSPGPTIISTASLETVSQWYPGTNAAEMRRRFRSNLELSGVPAFWEDQLFGIAGVGKEFTIGDIKFHGINPCQRCIVPTRDSNTATPTQKFQKIFLQHRAASLPDSVNRDRFNHFYRLAVNTQIPASEAGKTLNLQEFCRVNE from the coding sequence ATGACCCCAAAGCTCGATCGCATTATCCTATTTCCGATTAAATCCCTGGATGGGGTTGAAGTGGAATCCGCCATGATTTTACCCAGCGGCGCCCTGAAACACGATCGAGAATTTGCCATCGTTGACGCAGGGCAAAAAATTGTCAATGCCAAACGCACCGCCAAAATTCAGCAGTTACGCTCGACCTTCAACCTTGATACCCAAACCATCAGCATTGGTGTACAGTCGGCAGCACCCGTCACCTTTGATTTAACCGCCGACCAGGATGCCTTCGCCGCCTGGCTCAGTAACTATTTCGGCTTCGCCGTTCATCTCAGTCGCAATACCACCACGGGGTTTCCTGACGACTTAGACTCACCGGGTCCGACCATCATCAGCACTGCCTCCCTCGAAACGGTGAGCCAATGGTATCCCGGCACTAATGCCGCCGAAATGCGCCGACGGTTTCGGAGCAATCTGGAACTATCGGGCGTACCGGCATTTTGGGAAGATCAGCTGTTTGGCATTGCCGGTGTAGGCAAGGAATTCACGATCGGGGATATCAAATTCCACGGCATCAATCCCTGCCAACGCTGCATTGTGCCTACAAGGGATTCCAACACCGCGACCCCCACGCAAAAATTTCAAAAAATATTTCTCCAACACCGTGCCGCCAGTTTGCCGGACAGCGTTAATCGCGATCGGTTCAATCATTTTTATCGTCTCGCCGTCAATACCCAAATTCCTGCTAGTGAAGCGGGAAAAACCCTCAACTTGCAGGAATTTTGTCGGGTGAATGAATAA
- a CDS encoding ATP-binding protein codes for MRQKPFPTNHIIGRQSELKQACQILSADGDMLLAGVPGIGRKTLIRTAAAACHTKVIEIDCLKATSYQRFLNLMAMAFTRGFDSPRERRCIAQWSQAPLQFDPHRCPQLTWGSAPNWEIFQLLLALPQLIAETLNYRVVLVLQNFPHLRSWDKQQQWATQLKHQIHIQPRVSYTLIATVAESSGAHPEMSVLSLKPLAHGIMTKWFTQSFETTGIIVAADAATQFAHYVQGNFGEAIALAQRIRLEHQTQPAQTTIQRPAIHTSAIKLVEDLAVTFESLILLLPPTQIRVLESLALDPTDRPHAQEYRSKHDLSRGGTLQGALSSLIQKGLIYDAEENYRVALPLLALWLKHRLQ; via the coding sequence GTGCGACAAAAACCTTTCCCCACAAATCACATCATTGGCCGCCAGTCCGAACTCAAGCAGGCCTGTCAGATTTTATCGGCTGATGGGGACATGCTGTTAGCCGGGGTACCGGGAATTGGTCGCAAAACGCTGATCCGGACCGCCGCCGCTGCCTGCCATACCAAAGTTATCGAAATCGACTGTCTCAAGGCCACCAGTTATCAACGGTTTTTGAATCTGATGGCAATGGCCTTCACCCGTGGGTTTGACAGCCCTCGGGAACGCCGCTGTATCGCACAGTGGAGTCAAGCCCCATTGCAGTTTGATCCGCACCGCTGTCCCCAACTGACTTGGGGAAGCGCCCCTAACTGGGAGATTTTCCAACTTCTCCTAGCCTTACCACAACTTATTGCGGAAACCTTGAACTACCGGGTGGTGCTCGTCTTACAAAATTTTCCCCATCTGCGATCGTGGGACAAACAACAGCAATGGGCCACCCAGCTTAAACACCAAATCCATATCCAGCCCCGCGTCAGCTATACCTTGATCGCCACGGTGGCCGAGAGCAGTGGCGCACATCCAGAAATGTCAGTTTTATCGCTCAAACCTTTGGCCCATGGGATCATGACAAAATGGTTTACCCAATCATTTGAAACCACCGGCATCATTGTGGCAGCCGATGCCGCCACACAGTTCGCCCACTATGTCCAAGGCAATTTTGGGGAAGCGATCGCCCTCGCCCAACGCATCCGACTCGAACATCAAACCCAGCCAGCCCAAACGACCATTCAGCGGCCAGCGATTCACACCAGCGCCATCAAGTTGGTTGAAGATTTAGCCGTCACCTTTGAATCACTCATTCTGCTGCTGCCACCGACCCAAATTCGCGTGTTAGAAAGCCTGGCCCTTGATCCCACCGATCGCCCCCATGCCCAGGAATACCGCAGCAAACATGATCTCTCCCGTGGCGGGACGCTCCAGGGAGCCTTATCCAGCTTGATTCAAAAAGGCTTAATCTACGATGCAGAGGAAAATTATCGGGTCGCGCTGCCCCTCCTCGCCCTCTGGTTAAAACATCGTTTGCAATAA